AATTTACAAGTATTACTTCATATCCTTCTTCTCTTAATGATAAACAAGCTTGTGTCCCAGCATAATCAAATTCTGCAGCTTGTCCTATTATTATTGGTCCTGAACCTATTACAAGTATAGTTTTTATATCTTTTCTTTTTGGCATTAATCTCACTCCCATTATTTCATATTCTTATCAATATTCTTTATAAATTCATCAAACAAATAACTTGAATCATGTGGTCCAGGTGCTGCTTCTGGGTGATATTGAACAGAAAATACTGGATATTTTTTATGTCTTACTCCTTCACAGCTTCTGTCATTTATTGCAATATGTGTTAATTCTAAATCTGTATCTTTTAACGAATCTATATCAACAGCATACCCATGATTTTGAGAAGTAATATCTACTCTTCCAGTTATAAGATTTTTTACCGGGTGGTTTCCTCCTCTATGACCAAACTTTAGTTTATATGTTTTAGCTCCACAAGCTAGGGAAATTAGCTGATGCCCCATACATATTCCAAATATAGGTACTTTACCTATTATTCCTTTTATCATTTCAATGCTTTCTTTTGCATCTTCCGGATCTCCAGGTCCATTTGTAAGCATAACTCCATCTGGCTCTAATCTTAAAAGTTCTTCTGCCTTTATGTTATGAGGAACTACTATTACATCACAACCTCTTGTTGTTAATTCTCTAACTATACCTATTTTCATTCCTAAATCAACAAGTACAACTCTTCTTCCTCTTCCTAATGCTGGTGAAATAGATTTTGATGAAACTTGTTCAATTTGATTTGTTGGTAAAGTAGTTTTTCTCAATTCTTCCACAACTTCATCTACATTTCTATCAATAGAAACTAAACACCCTTTTATAACTCCCTTTGTTCTAATTTTTCTTGTTAAACTTCTAGTATCTATTCCATATATTCCTGGAATATTAAAAGTTTTTAAAGCTTCATCTAAAGTTTTTTCATTTCTAAAATTTGATGGAGTAGTACATAATTCTTTCACTATCATACCTTTTATGCAAGGATTCATAGATTCAAAATCATCTCTGTTTATTCCATAATTTCCTATAAGTGGATAAGTAAAAGTAACTATTTGACCATTGTATGATGGGTCTGATAATGTTTCTTGATAACCTGTCATTGAAGTATTAAAAACTACTTCTCCTATACTTTCAATATCTGCTCCAAAGGCATATCCTTTGTATACAGTTCCATCTTCTAAAACTAACTGTCTGTTGTACATAAAAGCATCTCCTTTATAATAATTTCTCTTAAATTTCTTTATATGCTATTTTTCCATTACTGATT
Above is a window of Fusobacterium massiliense DNA encoding:
- the carA gene encoding glutamine-hydrolyzing carbamoyl-phosphate synthase small subunit, coding for MYNRQLVLEDGTVYKGYAFGADIESIGEVVFNTSMTGYQETLSDPSYNGQIVTFTYPLIGNYGINRDDFESMNPCIKGMIVKELCTTPSNFRNEKTLDEALKTFNIPGIYGIDTRSLTRKIRTKGVIKGCLVSIDRNVDEVVEELRKTTLPTNQIEQVSSKSISPALGRGRRVVLVDLGMKIGIVRELTTRGCDVIVVPHNIKAEELLRLEPDGVMLTNGPGDPEDAKESIEMIKGIIGKVPIFGICMGHQLISLACGAKTYKLKFGHRGGNHPVKNLITGRVDITSQNHGYAVDIDSLKDTDLELTHIAINDRSCEGVRHKKYPVFSVQYHPEAAPGPHDSSYLFDEFIKNIDKNMK